The following proteins are encoded in a genomic region of Actinomadura sp. NAK00032:
- the fdhA gene encoding formaldehyde dehydrogenase, glutathione-independent, whose protein sequence is MADTNRGVVYQAPGEVTVEDLDFPKLELAEQGGRKLQHGAILKVLATNICGSDQHMVRGRTTAPAGLTLGHEITGEVIETGGDVEFVKAGDLVSVPFNIACGRCRNCKERHTGVCENVNRARPGAAYGYVDMGGWHGGQARYAVVPYADFNLLKFPGDRDTVMAKLPDLAMLSDIFPTGYHGAYTAGVTTGSTVYVAGAGPVGLACATACLLLGAAVVIVGDMNEQRLAQARGFGCETIDLSRHGDVGAQIEQILGVPEVDAAVDCVGFEARGQGHEGARTEQPATVLNTLMDITRAAGGVGIPGLYVTGDPGAADENAKVGQLGLRIGTGWAKSEYFVTGQCPVMSYNRQLMMAILYDRVQIARNVNASVIPLEQAPEGYAEFDKGAARKYILDPHGTLGAAA, encoded by the coding sequence GTGGCGGACACCAACCGAGGCGTCGTGTACCAGGCGCCGGGCGAGGTCACGGTGGAGGACCTGGACTTCCCGAAGCTCGAACTGGCCGAACAGGGCGGGCGCAAGCTGCAGCACGGCGCCATCCTGAAGGTCCTGGCCACCAACATCTGCGGTTCCGACCAGCACATGGTGCGCGGCCGGACGACCGCGCCCGCCGGGCTCACGCTCGGCCACGAGATCACCGGCGAGGTGATCGAGACCGGCGGGGACGTCGAGTTCGTCAAGGCGGGCGACCTCGTCAGCGTCCCGTTCAACATCGCGTGCGGCCGCTGCCGCAACTGCAAGGAGCGCCACACCGGCGTGTGCGAGAACGTCAACCGGGCGCGGCCGGGCGCCGCCTACGGCTACGTCGACATGGGCGGCTGGCACGGCGGGCAGGCCCGCTACGCGGTCGTCCCGTACGCGGACTTCAACCTGCTCAAGTTCCCCGGTGACCGGGACACCGTGATGGCGAAGCTGCCCGACCTGGCGATGCTGTCGGACATCTTCCCGACCGGCTACCACGGCGCCTACACCGCCGGCGTCACCACCGGCTCCACCGTGTACGTCGCGGGCGCGGGACCGGTCGGCCTCGCGTGCGCGACCGCCTGCCTGCTGCTCGGCGCCGCCGTCGTGATCGTCGGCGACATGAACGAGCAGCGGCTCGCGCAGGCCCGCGGGTTCGGCTGCGAGACGATCGACCTGTCGCGGCACGGTGACGTCGGCGCCCAGATCGAGCAGATCCTCGGCGTCCCCGAGGTGGACGCGGCCGTCGACTGCGTCGGGTTCGAGGCGCGCGGCCAGGGCCACGAGGGGGCGCGGACGGAGCAGCCCGCGACCGTCCTCAACACGCTGATGGACATCACCCGCGCGGCGGGCGGGGTCGGCATCCCCGGCCTGTACGTGACCGGCGACCCGGGCGCGGCGGACGAGAACGCCAAGGTGGGGCAGCTCGGCCTGCGGATCGGGACCGGCTGGGCGAAGTCGGAGTACTTCGTCACGGGCCAGTGCCCGGTGATGTCCTACAACCGGCAGCTGATGATGGCGATCCTGTACGACCGGGTCCAGATCGCGCGCAACGTCAACGCGTCGGTGATCCCGCTGGAGCAGGCGCCCGAGGGGTACGCCGAGTTCGACAAGGGCGCGGCGCGCAAGTACATCCTCGACCCGCACGGCACCCTGGGCGCCGCTGCCTGA
- a CDS encoding YbaK/EbsC family protein, producing MLGTLDWGPADGRHDLLAAPVAAAIGAVPDAEVAEIDPDLADTAAFCERYAVPLDASANCVVVAAKRGGEVSYAACMVLATGRADVNGVVRKHLGARKVSFAPMADATSLTAMEYGGITPVGLPEGWPVLVDEAVAAAPRVVIGSGLRKSKIMLPGKALTALPSAELLALAQ from the coding sequence ATGCTCGGCACGCTCGACTGGGGACCGGCGGACGGACGGCACGACCTCCTCGCGGCGCCCGTCGCCGCCGCGATCGGCGCGGTACCGGACGCCGAGGTCGCGGAGATCGACCCGGATCTGGCCGACACGGCGGCGTTCTGCGAGCGCTACGCCGTTCCCCTCGACGCGAGCGCCAACTGCGTGGTCGTCGCCGCCAAGCGCGGCGGCGAGGTCTCCTACGCCGCGTGCATGGTGCTCGCCACCGGCCGCGCCGACGTGAACGGCGTCGTCCGCAAGCACCTCGGCGCCCGCAAGGTCTCGTTCGCCCCGATGGCGGACGCGACCTCGCTCACCGCCATGGAGTACGGCGGGATCACCCCGGTCGGCCTCCCCGAGGGCTGGCCGGTCCTGGTGGACGAGGCCGTCGCCGCCGCCCCGCGCGTCGTCATCGGCAGCGGCCTGCGCAAGTCGAAGATCATGCTCCCCGGCAAGGCGCTCACGGCCCTTCCGTCCGCCGAACTCCTCGCCCTGGCCCAGTGA
- a CDS encoding DoxX family protein has translation MLPPRRHPALPDTGLLLGRLAVGVVFVAHGWQKLTDEGHAAVARSFDHLGIPLPDLAAVYGTWVELLGGIALIAGVLVPLAGVLIALDMAGAFWYVHMDKGLFGQEGGYEYVLVLGVVCLLFAFTGAGRFSVDSLLWGRRRDAAPERQSVPA, from the coding sequence ATGCTCCCACCCCGCCGCCACCCCGCCCTGCCCGACACCGGCCTGCTCCTCGGCAGGCTGGCGGTCGGCGTCGTCTTCGTCGCGCACGGCTGGCAGAAGCTCACCGACGAGGGCCACGCCGCCGTCGCCCGCTCGTTCGACCACCTCGGCATCCCGCTGCCGGACCTCGCCGCCGTGTACGGCACCTGGGTCGAGCTGCTCGGCGGCATCGCGCTCATCGCCGGCGTCCTGGTGCCGCTCGCCGGCGTGCTGATCGCCCTCGACATGGCCGGGGCCTTCTGGTACGTCCACATGGACAAGGGCCTGTTCGGCCAGGAGGGCGGCTACGAGTACGTGCTCGTGCTCGGCGTCGTCTGCCTCCTGTTCGCGTTCACCGGCGCGGGCCGCTTCTCCGTCGACTCGCTCCTGTGGGGCCGCCGCCGCGACGCCGCGCCCGAGCGGCAGTCCGTCCCCGCCTGA
- a CDS encoding HD domain-containing protein has translation MSGALRRALADPGPRPLPDEAARLLTAVNAPPRLAAHLRAVHDVAADLVAWVRERHPAAAVDAEAVLFGAAVHDIGKALHPAELSGPGARHEPAGHALLREHGVPERLARFARTHASWDGPGIGLDDLLVGLADKVWKAKRVPDLEQRVVDVLAAASGQEPWQVFMDLDDVCDRLAAGADERLAFQAAYPVESTA, from the coding sequence GTGAGCGGCGCGCTGCGCCGGGCGCTGGCCGACCCGGGGCCGCGCCCGCTGCCGGACGAGGCCGCCCGCCTCCTGACCGCCGTGAACGCGCCGCCGCGCCTCGCCGCGCACCTGCGCGCCGTCCACGACGTGGCCGCCGACCTGGTCGCCTGGGTCCGCGAGCGCCACCCGGCGGCGGCCGTGGACGCGGAGGCCGTCCTGTTCGGCGCGGCCGTGCACGACATCGGCAAGGCCCTGCACCCGGCGGAGCTGTCCGGCCCCGGAGCGCGGCACGAGCCGGCCGGGCACGCCCTGCTGCGCGAGCACGGCGTCCCCGAGCGCCTCGCGCGCTTCGCCCGCACCCACGCGTCCTGGGACGGCCCCGGCATCGGCCTCGACGACCTCCTGGTCGGCCTGGCCGACAAGGTCTGGAAGGCCAAGCGGGTCCCCGATCTCGAACAGCGGGTCGTGGACGTCCTCGCCGCCGCGTCCGGCCAGGAGCCGTGGCAGGTCTTCATGGACCTCGACGACGTCTGCGACCGCCTCGCCGCCGGGGCCGACGAGCGCCTGGCCTTCCAGGCCGCCTATCCGGTCGAGTCGACGGCGTAG
- a CDS encoding GMC family oxidoreductase: MAGTVSVLLGIDDDAELARVTAGAEAIARALPGPARLGLAAGTGALDALARLAVGRPLDRLDPARRDALCALLAARPAAARVIEAVKPPLLLAAGTGLLPGPPEPEGLVRPDAALDCTPSAGWPACATADAVVVGSGAGGAMAARTLARRGLSVVVLEEGRRFGAAEFRERRPLDRFLDLYRDGGAAVALGRPPVLLPEGRAVGGTTVVNSGTCYRTPGRVLRRWASLGVPVEDFGAHLDEVEATLRVARQPVGPLGRNGLLALAGAERLGWRAAPLRRNAPGCMGSAQCAVGCPHNAKYGVHLNALPQACEAGARIVTHARVERVLVERGTATGVRARRPDGTAFEILAPRIVVAASATQTPLLLRRSGLGGHPELGRGMAVHPATNMAGRFAEPVESWHGVMQSVGIEELHGDGILIEATATPPGMASFPLPGIGRRLRGELAGAHRLAVLGAMIADAPSGRVLGARRRALLRYDLAPRDAGRLRRAMAAMGRVLFAAGAEEVLTGLARDPVVRNEEALARAVAAAAPADLHLAGFHPTGTARLGAAAAAAPVDPAGRLRGVRGVHVADASVLPTCPEVNPQLTVMAMASRIAAGIT, from the coding sequence ATGGCGGGGACGGTCTCGGTCCTGCTCGGCATCGACGACGACGCGGAGCTGGCGCGCGTCACCGCCGGCGCGGAGGCGATCGCGCGGGCGCTGCCCGGCCCGGCGCGGCTCGGCCTGGCCGCCGGGACCGGCGCGCTGGACGCGCTGGCGCGGCTCGCCGTCGGGCGGCCCCTCGACCGGCTGGATCCGGCCCGGCGGGACGCGCTCTGCGCGCTGCTGGCGGCCCGCCCGGCCGCCGCCCGGGTCATCGAGGCGGTGAAGCCCCCGCTGCTGCTGGCCGCCGGGACGGGGCTGCTGCCCGGCCCGCCGGAGCCGGAGGGCCTGGTGCGCCCCGACGCGGCGCTGGACTGCACCCCGTCCGCCGGGTGGCCGGCCTGCGCGACCGCCGACGCCGTCGTGGTCGGGTCCGGCGCGGGCGGCGCGATGGCGGCGCGGACCCTGGCCCGGCGCGGCCTGTCGGTGGTCGTCCTGGAGGAGGGGCGGCGCTTCGGCGCGGCCGAGTTCCGGGAGCGCCGGCCGCTCGACCGGTTCCTCGACCTGTACCGGGACGGCGGCGCGGCGGTGGCGCTCGGCCGCCCGCCGGTGCTGCTGCCCGAGGGCCGCGCGGTCGGCGGGACGACCGTCGTCAACAGCGGCACCTGCTACCGGACACCCGGCCGCGTCCTGCGCCGCTGGGCGTCGCTCGGCGTCCCGGTGGAGGACTTCGGCGCGCACCTGGACGAGGTCGAGGCCACGCTGCGCGTCGCGCGGCAGCCGGTCGGGCCGCTCGGCCGCAACGGGCTGCTCGCGCTCGCGGGCGCCGAGCGGCTCGGCTGGCGGGCCGCGCCGCTGCGCCGCAACGCGCCGGGCTGCATGGGCAGCGCGCAGTGCGCCGTGGGGTGTCCGCACAACGCCAAGTACGGCGTGCACCTGAACGCGCTCCCTCAGGCGTGCGAGGCCGGGGCGCGCATCGTCACCCACGCGCGCGTCGAACGCGTCCTGGTCGAACGCGGGACCGCCACCGGCGTGCGCGCGCGCCGCCCCGACGGCACGGCGTTCGAGATCCTGGCGCCCCGCATCGTCGTCGCGGCCAGCGCCACGCAGACGCCCCTGCTGCTGCGGCGCTCCGGCCTCGGCGGGCATCCGGAGCTGGGCCGGGGCATGGCCGTCCACCCCGCGACGAACATGGCGGGGCGCTTCGCCGAGCCCGTCGAGTCGTGGCACGGGGTGATGCAGAGCGTCGGCATCGAGGAGCTGCACGGCGACGGAATCCTCATCGAGGCGACGGCGACGCCGCCGGGCATGGCGTCGTTCCCGCTGCCCGGGATCGGGCGGCGGCTGCGCGGCGAGCTGGCCGGCGCGCACCGCCTCGCCGTGCTCGGCGCGATGATCGCCGACGCCCCGTCCGGCCGCGTCCTCGGCGCCCGGCGCCGCGCCCTGCTCCGCTACGACCTCGCTCCCCGCGACGCCGGGCGGCTCCGCCGCGCGATGGCCGCGATGGGGCGCGTCCTGTTCGCCGCCGGGGCCGAGGAGGTGCTGACCGGGCTGGCACGCGACCCCGTCGTCCGGAACGAGGAGGCCCTGGCGCGGGCCGTCGCGGCGGCGGCGCCCGCCGACCTGCACCTGGCCGGGTTCCACCCGACCGGGACGGCGCGGCTCGGCGCCGCCGCGGCCGCCGCTCCGGTGGACCCGGCCGGGCGGCTGCGGGGCGTGCGCGGGGTGCACGTCGCGGACGCGTCCGTCCTGCCGACGTGCCCCGAGGTGAACCCGCAGCTCACCGTCATGGCGATGGCGTCGCGGATCGCCGCCGGCATCACCTGA
- a CDS encoding FadR/GntR family transcriptional regulator, which yields MPSSPIPRDTVVDSLVDRLRDDVLSGRYPPGSYLPPERELAAGYAVTRTSLKHAIVRLAQAGLLETRHGVGTRVRDYERLGGPELLPMLARTVGPAWMVEIFEVRREVGARAAARAAERATAAQRALLRDLAEEVRAAPDAAAAQLAECEIHRVIGGATGNRVYGFMVNALLNAYLAVRERFAHAFADPGAAADRLAPLIGALCDGDPDRTRAAADAYFAETEAIMTRGAR from the coding sequence GTGCCGTCCTCGCCGATCCCCCGCGACACCGTCGTGGACTCGCTCGTCGACCGGCTGCGCGACGACGTGCTCAGCGGCCGGTACCCGCCCGGCTCCTACCTGCCGCCGGAGCGGGAGCTGGCCGCCGGGTACGCGGTGACGCGGACGTCGCTGAAGCACGCGATCGTCCGGCTCGCGCAGGCCGGGCTGCTGGAGACCCGGCACGGGGTGGGGACGCGCGTCCGCGACTACGAGCGGCTCGGCGGGCCGGAGCTGCTGCCGATGCTGGCCCGCACGGTCGGGCCCGCGTGGATGGTGGAGATCTTCGAGGTGCGGCGCGAGGTCGGCGCGCGGGCGGCGGCGCGGGCGGCGGAGCGCGCGACGGCCGCGCAGCGCGCCCTGCTGCGGGACCTGGCCGAGGAGGTCCGCGCCGCGCCGGACGCGGCCGCGGCGCAGCTCGCCGAGTGCGAGATCCACCGCGTCATCGGCGGCGCGACCGGGAACCGGGTGTACGGGTTCATGGTGAACGCGCTGCTGAACGCCTACCTGGCCGTCCGGGAGCGGTTCGCGCACGCGTTCGCCGACCCCGGCGCGGCGGCCGACCGGCTCGCCCCGCTGATCGGCGCGCTGTGCGACGGCGACCCGGACCGGACGCGGGCGGCGGCCGACGCCTACTTCGCCGAGACCGAGGCGATCATGACGCGGGGTGCGCGATGA
- a CDS encoding ATP-binding protein, with translation MTVDQADEVAAPAAMGGGRARRAAAAVHPHWPDAAPPPAPALPANPRPSVPAAVPGLAGLWPAPHAGTPRTARRVLPAEITAPRAAREFTQATMDGWGVGGDAGAGDVVVAVSELVTNALRHGLEGLPQPLPLCPIQLVLVGHPRRLVVSVTDPSGRVPEPAASEPDRFTEGGRGLVVVGAISDAWGWARLATGGKAVWAAFGLRVSPPAPPEPARPGGAATAPDSPAR, from the coding sequence ATGACCGTTGACCAGGCAGACGAAGTCGCGGCCCCCGCCGCCATGGGGGGCGGCCGGGCGCGGCGCGCCGCCGCCGCGGTGCACCCGCACTGGCCGGATGCGGCGCCGCCGCCCGCGCCCGCCCTCCCGGCGAACCCCCGCCCGAGCGTCCCGGCCGCCGTGCCGGGCCTGGCCGGGCTCTGGCCCGCCCCGCACGCCGGCACCCCGCGCACCGCGCGGCGGGTGCTGCCCGCGGAGATCACCGCGCCGCGGGCCGCGCGCGAGTTCACGCAGGCCACGATGGACGGCTGGGGCGTCGGCGGGGACGCCGGCGCCGGAGACGTCGTCGTGGCGGTGTCCGAGCTGGTGACGAACGCGCTGCGGCACGGGCTGGAGGGCCTGCCCCAGCCGCTGCCGCTGTGCCCGATCCAGCTGGTGCTGGTCGGGCACCCGCGGCGGCTCGTCGTCTCGGTGACCGACCCGTCGGGCCGCGTGCCCGAGCCGGCGGCGAGCGAGCCCGACCGGTTCACCGAGGGCGGCCGCGGCCTGGTGGTCGTCGGCGCGATCAGCGACGCGTGGGGCTGGGCGCGGCTCGCCACCGGCGGGAAGGCCGTCTGGGCGGCCTTCGGCCTGCGGGTCAGCCCTCCAGCGCCACCGGAGCCGGCTCGGCCGGGAGGGGCCGCGACCGCTCCGGATTCTCCAGCTCGCTGA
- a CDS encoding DUF397 domain-containing protein has translation MDGHHMSDVRRTGLVWQKSRRSNPSGNCVEMAELPSGEIAVRNSRDPEGAILVYTREEVEAFVGGAKDGDFDHMLV, from the coding sequence ATGGACGGCCACCACATGTCGGACGTCCGGCGCACCGGGCTCGTCTGGCAGAAGAGCCGGCGGAGCAACCCGTCCGGGAACTGCGTCGAGATGGCCGAACTCCCCAGCGGGGAGATCGCCGTGCGCAACTCCCGGGACCCCGAGGGAGCGATCCTCGTCTACACGCGCGAGGAGGTGGAGGCCTTCGTGGGCGGAGCCAAGGACGGCGACTTCGACCACATGCTCGTCTGA
- a CDS encoding MarR family winged helix-turn-helix transcriptional regulator codes for MNEVGDAALEPPELRAWMAFLAAGHLVDHEVERQLKRDGGLSHAEFEVLVRLRSADGRRLRMSDLAREVMVSKSRLTYQVTQLERAGLVKRTGCATDRRSVWAELTDDGAAALDRVRPGHRRVVREALIDVLTPEEIDLLGAALGRVADRLRER; via the coding sequence ATGAACGAAGTGGGGGACGCCGCCCTGGAACCACCCGAGCTGCGCGCCTGGATGGCCTTCCTCGCGGCCGGCCACCTGGTCGACCACGAGGTCGAGCGGCAGCTCAAACGGGACGGCGGGCTGTCCCACGCCGAGTTCGAGGTGCTGGTCAGGCTGCGGTCGGCGGACGGCCGCCGACTCCGCATGTCCGACCTCGCGCGGGAGGTGATGGTCTCCAAGAGCCGGCTCACCTACCAGGTCACCCAGCTGGAGCGGGCCGGGCTCGTGAAGCGCACGGGCTGCGCGACGGACCGCCGGTCGGTCTGGGCGGAGCTGACCGACGACGGCGCCGCCGCCCTCGACCGGGTCCGCCCCGGGCACCGCCGCGTCGTCCGGGAGGCCCTCATCGACGTGCTGACGCCGGAGGAGATCGACCTGCTCGGCGCGGCGCTCGGCCGCGTGGCCGACCGCCTCCGCGAGCGCTAG
- a CDS encoding FAD-binding protein, with amino-acid sequence MRDFGGIVERSPVRVVRPGSADEVAEAVREAAAEGLDAVPRGLGHSTFGQSLTSGVSLDMRGLAGVREVGGRHAVAGAGTSWREVLAATLPRGLTPPVLTDHLDVTVGGTISAAGIGGTSHVHGTQADNVLALEVVAGGRVVTCSPTERPELFDAVRGGLGGHGVITAATLRLVPAPERVLSCAIPCRSAGDLLRVQREARADHISGQVKPSEGGWRFEAKAVLYGDGGEPPPGTAETESLAYPDFADRMRPDVEELVALGEWARPHPWAMVFLPAPRATAVIESTLAEMTAAGLGLSGVILVKALRTDSVLFSVLRTASPGCAPVAEMLAANRRLLDRALAAGGTRYAVDSTG; translated from the coding sequence ATGCGCGATTTCGGGGGCATCGTCGAGCGCTCGCCCGTGCGGGTCGTCCGGCCGGGGTCGGCGGACGAGGTCGCGGAGGCCGTCCGCGAGGCCGCCGCCGAGGGGCTGGACGCGGTCCCGCGCGGCCTCGGGCACTCCACGTTCGGGCAGTCGCTGACCTCGGGCGTATCCCTCGACATGCGCGGGCTCGCGGGCGTCCGCGAGGTCGGCGGGCGGCATGCCGTCGCCGGCGCCGGGACGAGCTGGCGCGAGGTGCTCGCCGCGACGCTGCCGCGCGGGCTGACCCCGCCCGTCCTGACCGACCACCTGGACGTGACGGTCGGCGGGACGATCTCCGCGGCCGGCATCGGCGGGACGTCCCACGTCCACGGCACCCAGGCCGACAACGTGCTCGCCCTGGAGGTCGTCGCGGGCGGGCGGGTCGTCACCTGCTCCCCCACCGAGCGGCCTGAGCTGTTCGACGCCGTGCGGGGCGGCCTCGGCGGGCACGGCGTCATCACCGCGGCGACGCTGCGGCTCGTCCCCGCTCCGGAGCGCGTGCTGTCCTGCGCGATCCCTTGCCGGAGCGCCGGTGATCTGCTGCGCGTCCAGCGCGAGGCGCGGGCCGATCACATCTCGGGCCAGGTCAAGCCGTCCGAGGGCGGCTGGCGCTTCGAGGCCAAGGCCGTCCTGTACGGGGACGGCGGCGAGCCGCCGCCCGGCACCGCCGAGACCGAGAGCCTCGCCTACCCCGACTTCGCCGACCGGATGCGCCCCGACGTCGAGGAGCTGGTCGCGCTCGGCGAGTGGGCGCGCCCGCACCCGTGGGCCATGGTGTTCCTGCCCGCGCCCCGCGCGACCGCCGTGATCGAGTCGACGCTCGCCGAGATGACGGCGGCCGGCCTGGGCCTCAGCGGCGTGATCCTGGTCAAGGCGCTCCGCACGGACTCGGTCCTGTTCAGCGTCCTGCGCACGGCCTCGCCGGGCTGCGCGCCGGTCGCGGAGATGCTCGCCGCCAACCGGCGCCTCCTCGACCGCGCCCTGGCGGCCGGCGGCACCCGCTACGCCGTCGACTCGACCGGATAG
- a CDS encoding trehalose-6-phosphate synthase, whose translation MSRGSEFVVVANRLPVDRIVGADGAPRWRRSPGGLVSAIAPVMRRRKGTWIGWTGAPDEEIEPFEEDGMSLHPIAQSAREVELYYEGFSNATLWPLYHDVVAPPVYDRAMWDAYVGVNRRFAEAAAKVAAKEAIVWVQDYQLQLVPSMLRELRPDLRIGFFLHIPFPPVELFWQLPWRRRILEGLLGADLVGFQLPGAAANFVRLCRRLLDARYVKQDVFWDDRVVRARAFPISVDVGELNDLVGRQDVQERAQEIRADLGDATVLLGVDRLDYTKGITQRLQAFGELFEDGHLKPGQAVFVQIATPSRERVEQYQLLREEIEQQVGRINGEYGEIGFPVIHYLHSSYDRAELTALYLAADVMVVTPLRDGMNLVAKEYVACRKDLRGALVLSEFTGAAAELRRGGFMVNPYDIDGLKGTLCDALDAEPAEQARRMRSMRRRVIEHDVDRWAQAFLSELENPERSRPLPAEPAPVALEG comes from the coding sequence GTGTCGCGCGGTAGTGAGTTCGTTGTGGTGGCCAATCGGCTTCCGGTCGACCGGATCGTCGGGGCGGACGGCGCCCCCCGCTGGCGGCGCAGCCCCGGCGGGCTGGTGAGCGCCATCGCCCCGGTCATGCGCCGGCGGAAGGGCACCTGGATCGGCTGGACCGGCGCGCCGGACGAGGAGATCGAGCCGTTCGAGGAGGACGGCATGTCGCTCCACCCCATCGCGCAGTCCGCGCGGGAGGTCGAGCTCTACTACGAGGGCTTCTCCAACGCGACGCTCTGGCCGCTCTACCACGACGTCGTCGCCCCGCCCGTGTACGACCGCGCGATGTGGGACGCCTACGTCGGCGTGAACCGGCGGTTCGCGGAGGCGGCGGCGAAGGTCGCGGCCAAGGAGGCGATCGTCTGGGTGCAGGACTACCAGCTCCAGCTCGTCCCGTCGATGCTGCGCGAGCTGCGCCCCGACCTGCGCATCGGGTTCTTCCTGCACATCCCGTTCCCGCCGGTCGAGCTGTTCTGGCAGCTGCCGTGGCGGCGGCGGATCCTGGAGGGCCTGCTCGGCGCCGACCTGGTCGGCTTCCAGCTCCCGGGCGCGGCGGCCAACTTCGTGCGGCTGTGCCGCCGGCTGCTGGACGCCCGCTACGTCAAGCAGGACGTCTTCTGGGACGACCGCGTCGTGCGGGCCCGCGCGTTCCCCATCTCCGTGGACGTGGGCGAGCTGAACGACCTGGTGGGGCGCCAGGACGTCCAGGAGCGGGCGCAGGAGATCCGCGCCGACCTGGGCGACGCCACGGTGCTGCTCGGCGTCGACCGGCTCGACTACACCAAGGGCATCACGCAGCGGCTGCAGGCGTTCGGGGAGCTGTTCGAGGACGGCCACCTCAAGCCGGGTCAGGCGGTCTTCGTGCAGATCGCCACGCCGAGCCGGGAGCGCGTCGAGCAGTACCAGCTGCTGCGCGAGGAGATCGAGCAGCAGGTCGGCCGGATCAACGGCGAGTACGGCGAGATCGGGTTTCCGGTCATCCACTATCTGCACAGTTCGTATGACCGCGCAGAGCTGACCGCGCTCTACTTGGCGGCGGACGTGATGGTGGTCACCCCGCTGCGCGACGGCATGAACCTGGTCGCCAAGGAGTACGTCGCCTGCCGCAAGGACCTGCGCGGCGCGCTGGTGCTGAGCGAGTTCACCGGCGCCGCCGCCGAGCTGCGGCGGGGCGGGTTCATGGTGAACCCCTACGACATCGACGGGCTCAAGGGCACGCTGTGCGACGCGCTGGACGCCGAGCCCGCCGAGCAGGCGCGGCGGATGCGCTCGATGCGCCGCCGCGTCATCGAGCACGACGTGGACCGCTGGGCCCAGGCGTTCCTCAGCGAGCTGGAGAATCCGGAGCGGTCGCGGCCCCTCCCGGCCGAGCCGGCTCCGGTGGCGCTGGAGGGCTGA